In Sorghum bicolor cultivar BTx623 chromosome 10, Sorghum_bicolor_NCBIv3, whole genome shotgun sequence, one genomic interval encodes:
- the LOC8155363 gene encoding dehydration-responsive element-binding protein 1J, whose product MQGGAIVEFARRAAALARLEWAARVAARRPVRKYRGVHHRKNRYCSVIWNIHTRRLLWLGSYKTPEEAAYAWDAAARLTRGHWAKTNFPEPAWARAVVPAPEVSTELVLALPTPAAAPKRRDPAAAVAAQVSFDNWLLSSSAARPPFSHLAGPTTAAAANNGGAAVVNPSNPGTYVLTTQNVQMPPTNPASTAVSSSSEPVVLASQFLSAAAPTQHRELPVSQASVSDLAVVGDNFTYDGAASSSSAPPPVPRLALDLLLQLLGRGLAAARVGRSKERQKLPQVPTGC is encoded by the coding sequence ATGCAAGGCGGCGCCATCGTCGAGTTCGCGAGGCGCGCGGCGGCCTTGGCGAGGTTGGAGTGGGCGGCGCGGGTGGCGGCCCGGCGGCCGGTGAGGAAGTACCGCGGCGTCCACCACCGCAAAAACAGGTACTGCTCCGTGATCTGGAACATCCACACCCGGCGCCTGCTGTGGCTCGGGTCGTACAAGACCCCCGAGGAGGCCGCGTACGCTTGGGACGCCGCCGCGAGGCTGACGCGCGGGCACTGGGCCAAGACCAACTTCCCCGAGCCGGCCTGGGCGCGTGCGGTGGTGCCAGCGCCCGAGGTGTCCACGGAGCTCGTGCTCGCGCTGCCGACGCCCGCTGCGGCGCCGAAGCGCCGCGACCCTGCTGCGGCGGTGGCGGCTCAGGTGTCCTTCGACAACTGGCTGCTGTCTTCGTCGGCAGCACGGCCACCGTTTTCCCACCTTGCAGGTCCCACCACTGCTGCAGCCGCCAACAATGGCGGCGCCGCTGTCGTCAATCCTTCCAACCCGGGCACCTATGTTTTGACAACGCAGAACGTGCAGATGCCGCCCACCAATCCGGCGAGCACCGCAGTAAGCAGCAGCAGCGAGCCTGTCGTCCTTGCCTCGCAGTTCCTTTCTGCTGCCGCCCCTACCCAGCACCGCGAGCTGCCGGTGTCGCAGGCCAGCGTGTCTGATCTGGCCGTCGTCGGGGATAACTTCACCTACGACGGTGCGGCGTCCTCGTCTTCTGCACCTCCTCCGGTGCCTCGGCTCGCGCTCGATCTGCTGCTCCAACTGCTTGGTCGCGGGCTCGCGGCGGCCCGGGTGGGGCGCAGTAAGGAGAGACAGAAGCTGCCTCAGGTGCCGACGGGCTGCTGA